One Streptomyces hundungensis DNA segment encodes these proteins:
- a CDS encoding serine/threonine-protein kinase produces the protein MGRVWRAADEILDRQVAVKEMRIDEFDAEDSRIRRERSLREARATARIDHPNVVRVYDVVAEESDRLWIVMELVESRSLEKLLVEDGPVTPREAARIGVGLAAALVEVHAVGVLHRDIKPGNVLLGAGGRVVLTDFGIAAIQDATALTVVGMLVGSPDYMAPERVTGKPQGSASDIWSLGATLCAAVGGRSPFSRASTLATLHAVLYEEPELPPAAGPLAPLLERLLVKDPELRPGLAEITALLTPIAAPPTVPAPHPPTLQVYDTPQPWPGRSVGAQPPSPARELPQAQAQSQPPPTAQPQALAQHAAPAPPQPQAPAPPQSQTPPQPQAPSPAQSQAPAPVRPQPAVPVPAPAQHAVPAPAQHAAPAPVRPQPAVPAPVQPQPGVPAPARPGGAAPDRPAGASDRPGGTTSDRSGAPAPAWPGATAPASSGGTAPGQPGGTAPHPPGGAKPAQPGTPAPRRRRIRAWMPAVALGVVALAVAAVLIAKPAERGGTASGSGGPVTPTVEGTSRPPSATPPPGSRDETGFAWIPPEGWTRTAKSPSNIHYHAPGGQQEIAASYALVRGGDLMTQWQGAEAGSHDVPGYRKIRLERTTFHEQPAIVWDYDFTQNGVPWKARQIGFDEGGKSYQVNTWYQADTETAALGAYDAVTSSFTPL, from the coding sequence ATGGGGCGGGTGTGGCGTGCGGCGGACGAGATACTCGACCGCCAGGTCGCCGTAAAAGAAATGCGCATCGACGAATTCGATGCCGAGGACAGTCGAATTCGCCGCGAGCGTTCTCTGCGCGAGGCCCGCGCCACCGCCCGGATCGACCATCCGAACGTGGTGCGGGTCTATGACGTGGTGGCCGAGGAGAGCGACCGGTTGTGGATCGTGATGGAGCTCGTCGAATCCCGCTCCCTGGAGAAGCTGCTCGTGGAGGACGGGCCCGTCACCCCGCGCGAAGCCGCCCGTATCGGCGTCGGGCTCGCCGCGGCCCTCGTCGAGGTGCACGCGGTGGGCGTTCTGCACCGCGACATCAAACCGGGCAATGTGCTGCTCGGCGCGGGCGGCCGGGTCGTCCTCACCGACTTCGGCATCGCCGCCATCCAGGACGCGACGGCCCTCACCGTGGTCGGGATGCTGGTGGGCTCGCCCGACTACATGGCGCCCGAGCGCGTCACCGGCAAACCCCAGGGCTCCGCCTCCGACATCTGGTCGCTCGGCGCCACCCTGTGCGCGGCCGTCGGCGGGCGCTCCCCCTTCTCCCGGGCGTCCACCCTGGCCACCCTGCACGCGGTGCTGTACGAGGAGCCCGAACTCCCGCCCGCCGCGGGCCCCTTGGCGCCCCTCCTGGAGCGGCTCCTGGTCAAGGACCCGGAGCTGCGGCCGGGCCTCGCCGAGATCACCGCCCTGCTGACGCCGATCGCCGCGCCCCCGACCGTCCCGGCCCCCCATCCGCCGACCCTCCAGGTGTACGACACCCCACAGCCCTGGCCGGGCCGGTCGGTGGGGGCCCAACCTCCCTCTCCAGCAAGGGAGTTGCCTCAGGCACAGGCCCAATCCCAGCCCCCGCCCACGGCCCAACCCCAGGCCCTGGCTCAGCACGCGGCCCCGGCCCCGCCCCAACCCCAGGCCCCGGCCCCGCCCCAATCCCAGACCCCGCCCCAACCCCAGGCCCCGTCCCCGGCCCAGTCCCAGGCTCCGGCCCCGGTTCGTCCTCAGCCCGCGGTCCCGGTCCCGGCCCCGGCTCAGCACGCGGTACCGGCCCCGGCTCAGCACGCGGCCCCGGCCCCGGTTCGTCCTCAGCCCGCGGTCCCGGCTCCGGTCCAACCTCAGCCCGGGGTCCCGGCCCCCGCCCGGCCCGGAGGGGCCGCGCCGGACCGGCCCGCTGGCGCGTCCGATCGGCCGGGTGGGACCACGTCCGACCGGTCCGGCGCCCCCGCACCCGCCTGGCCCGGCGCAACCGCGCCCGCCTCGTCCGGCGGTACTGCACCCGGCCAGCCCGGCGGAACCGCCCCCCACCCGCCTGGCGGAGCCAAACCCGCCCAGCCCGGCACGCCCGCCCCCCGCCGCCGCAGGATCCGGGCCTGGATGCCGGCCGTGGCCCTCGGGGTGGTGGCCCTCGCCGTGGCCGCCGTGCTGATCGCAAAACCCGCGGAGCGCGGAGGCACCGCGAGCGGGTCCGGTGGGCCGGTGACGCCCACCGTCGAGGGCACGTCACGGCCGCCCTCCGCCACGCCCCCGCCCGGCTCCCGTGACGAGACCGGCTTCGCCTGGATCCCGCCCGAGGGCTGGACCCGTACCGCCAAGAGCCCGTCCAACATCCACTACCACGCGCCGGGCGGACAACAAGAGATCGCCGCCTCGTACGCACTCGTACGCGGCGGCGATCTCATGACCCAGTGGCAGGGAGCCGAGGCGGGCTCGCACGACGTGCCCGGCTACCGGAAGATCCGTCTGGAGCGGACGACCTTCCACGAGCAGCCGGCCATCGTCTGGGACTACGACTTCACGCAGAACGGCGTCCCCTGGAAGGCCCGCCAGATCGGCTTCGACGAGGGCGGCAAGTCCTACCAGGTCAACACCTGGTACCAGGCCGACACGGAGACCGCCGCCCTCGGCGCCTATGACGCGGTGACGTCGTCCTTCACCCCGCTGTAG